One window of Sphingobacteriales bacterium genomic DNA carries:
- a CDS encoding T9SS type A sorting domain-containing protein gives MFYNYLFFQLPKLLRPIIYVNLLLLLFGLFLSKAYSQNTCLAGGITFSTQNEIDTFSEYYPDCTNILGGVLIVNSNIYNLNGLSQIQDIGGYLEIWGNENLTNLNGLNQLNSLGGTFWLTENPALTSLEALAQLNTVNGQIYIGFNDSLSTLSGLDNINPNSFTELTIRDNPNLSFCEVQSICSYLSIPSNSATITGNTGDCSNRAFIEHNCSILNTDWNILTSSISLQPNPTNDKVYISGIEQHPAEISVFTLTGIPVLTTISNEIDLSGLPSGLYLVNVIIQNQCWQTKLIKN, from the coding sequence ATGTTTTACAACTATCTGTTTTTCCAGTTGCCAAAATTACTCCGCCCGATTATCTATGTTAACCTCCTGTTATTGCTTTTTGGTTTATTTTTATCAAAAGCTTATTCTCAAAATACCTGTTTAGCTGGAGGAATAACTTTTAGCACTCAAAATGAAATTGATACATTCTCAGAATATTATCCTGATTGTACTAATATTTTAGGAGGGGTCTTAATTGTTAATTCCAATATTTACAACCTGAATGGTTTGTCTCAGATTCAGGATATTGGAGGTTATCTTGAAATTTGGGGTAATGAGAATCTGACAAATCTGAATGGGTTGAACCAACTCAATAGTTTAGGAGGAACATTCTGGCTAACTGAAAACCCTGCTTTAACCAGCCTTGAAGCTTTAGCTCAACTCAATACTGTGAATGGACAAATTTATATCGGATTTAACGATTCTTTGTCAACTCTTAGCGGGTTAGATAACATCAATCCTAATTCCTTTACTGAACTGACTATCAGAGATAATCCAAACTTATCTTTTTGTGAAGTTCAGAGCATTTGCAGTTATCTTTCAATACCTTCAAATTCAGCGACAATTACCGGAAATACGGGTGATTGTTCCAACCGGGCTTTTATTGAACATAATTGTTCGATTCTAAACACCGATTGGAATATACTTACTTCATCTATATCCCTGCAACCTAACCCAACAAACGACAAAGTTTATATTTCCGGTATTGAACAGCATCCTGCCGAAATCAGTGTTTTTACCCTAACAGGCATACCGGTTCTTACAACAATAAGCAACGAAATTGATTTATCCGGTTTGCCTTCAGGTCTATATTTGGTAAACGTTATTATTCAAAATCAGTGTTGGCAAACCAAACTAATAAAAAACTAA
- a CDS encoding glucosaminidase domain-containing protein: MKRTGIPASIKIAQGMLESSYGTSQLAIDANNHFGIKCKSYWQGDTYLYDDDQPDECFRKYNSAIDSYTDHSEFLRYHRDGYFSNLFQYGCTDYISWAFGLQNLGYATDTNYAVKLIGVIQKYELYNFDCISTSGEIRKPENLTATVRNQKLDGRRNTINTPEKFIPNSNNTNNLTPLSVYATQIPPAQTTNSAKSEVYAIPKNKIEPHVKPVADFNATNVKQENINLSNNKNPEARSTSSSKKESNQSNKKTKPVPDFIACPTCEVKPLKTSEPKPQNNRAADNKSNNAIEKPETNSLAPTTTNSTYAIPVNELNLSETLINGIHAIIANKETNLYEVAQNKNLKLSKLEEYNEVQSHVTLKAGTPIFLGTKKQKSIQGLDFHVVKFGQTLYEVSQEFGLKLKSLCKLNNLEPDTQLKELTILKLN; the protein is encoded by the coding sequence ATGAAACGTACCGGTATTCCTGCGAGTATTAAGATAGCCCAAGGCATGTTAGAAAGCAGTTATGGAACAAGTCAGTTAGCCATAGATGCGAATAACCATTTTGGTATTAAATGTAAAAGTTACTGGCAAGGAGACACCTATTTATATGATGATGACCAGCCGGATGAATGTTTCAGAAAATATAATTCAGCAATTGATTCTTATACAGATCATTCCGAATTTTTAAGATACCATAGGGATGGGTATTTTAGCAACTTGTTTCAGTATGGATGTACTGATTATATCAGTTGGGCTTTTGGTTTACAGAATTTAGGATATGCCACAGATACAAATTACGCCGTGAAACTAATAGGGGTAATTCAAAAATATGAGTTATACAATTTTGATTGCATTAGTACAAGCGGGGAAATCAGAAAACCTGAAAATTTAACTGCAACCGTAAGAAACCAAAAATTGGATGGAAGACGAAATACAATAAACACACCTGAAAAATTTATTCCAAACTCAAACAATACGAATAACTTAACTCCCCTTTCAGTTTATGCGACTCAGATTCCACCGGCTCAAACTACAAATTCGGCTAAATCGGAAGTTTATGCAATTCCAAAAAACAAAATTGAACCACATGTCAAACCGGTAGCCGATTTTAATGCAACAAACGTAAAACAAGAAAATATCAATTTAAGTAACAATAAAAATCCTGAAGCAAGAAGCACCTCATCTTCAAAAAAAGAATCTAATCAATCAAACAAGAAAACTAAACCTGTTCCTGATTTTATAGCTTGCCCAACTTGTGAGGTTAAGCCTTTAAAAACCTCTGAACCAAAACCTCAAAACAACAGGGCTGCTGATAATAAGTCAAATAATGCTATTGAAAAGCCGGAAACAAACTCTTTAGCCCCAACAACAACCAATTCAACTTATGCAATTCCTGTTAATGAATTGAACCTGTCAGAAACTCTGATCAATGGCATTCATGCGATTATTGCAAACAAAGAAACAAATTTGTATGAAGTGGCTCAAAATAAGAATTTAAAGTTAAGCAAACTGGAGGAATATAATGAAGTTCAAAGTCATGTTACTCTCAAAGCCGGAACCCCTATTTTTTTAGGTACTAAAAAACAAAAATCAATTCAAGGGTTAGATTTTCATGTTGTTAAATTTGGACAAACACTTTACGAAGTATCTCAGGAGTTTGGCCTTAAACTTAAATCACTCTGCAAACTCAACAACTTAGAACCGGATACTCAGTTAAAAGAATTGACCATTTTGAAACTGAATTAA
- a CDS encoding PKD domain-containing protein — MIKSLLLTLSFCCLFAIIVQAQPNPCGPGSNPVIVSADIIGVCNGFGGGPSGTYGSISVNVANGTLPYTYSWSHNATINTPIAIGLEVGNYCVTVTDINGCYSSECYDVEPIVNITIESDPVIYCDTPFPITYTLTAYGTGGIPGYTYLWNNSISTPSFTASPSTPTTYTVTVTDSNGCYNSASSSVQANFPVFVEPATCGLCNGSLEIPTDNNYQVSGSGIPFGSIFSGPVTLTGLCQGTYQVTDLVNNCSQTAIVENIDLPFTADALFTTSLGDADTLYGCTGQIIQFTAPDSNLTVDWDFGEPTSPNNTSALFNLSYIYQNPGTYTVALFAVGCTDDDTFQRIFIIEQGIAPDITCASLVCPGDEESYTTSAVCDTYNWTVTGGNIIAGQNTAEITVVWDDVPEGTVELTIGDCDGSTVCDSTGSILVPIISNNHQINGPAVVCQGDFALYSLPQYGGVAYNWSIVPPTAGSIVWQNFNQAGINWVSDGVVRVGMSSFLLDCSSDIELPVEVNVKYLILGTENVCAGSQTTYSASLGLHNWTVTGNASIMGTGSGMDSIVVEAGASGSYTVSALPVNLTDYCNYPQQFQTNITPLPATPVITGEQVVCPENGYTYQIASPETGKIYFWTITGGVPASGTGTSLYIVWQPDIDEFGISIIAQNPGEPFCTSEAGTLTVTPLQALQISGETQVCEGTKAVYAATPLIEDLDYFWTVSPPQAGSVVGGQGSAAVLVQWNEGVPDALLTVSACGLSVQNSISILPPVIPSIVQSGLLCPGDSVQLSVSPDTFASYLWEYYGYTTNSITTSYIYNYKVTVTDNNGCQSVAAHNLYQNLVPKPYIYEQGSSILCIGSASQTTIYAAIIDGYTYQWFVNNVPIANYGSSIIHTATSVTGNTSYSIEATSPSGCKRKSSPVVITQIDCSGGGGTLDPCFTEPGSNVSLSSETTSDCNMVNFVNNSTGIANYYVWNFDDDSPLVSVADNSPQNHVFDMPGYYYVRLSGIFPSIPPSVNPLCNFFDTELVIVPLKADFDFNSSCLNEPTSFTNLSMYLYNTTITGWNWDFGDGTSSVETNPAHTYASPGDYPVTLTISNDTCTSSITKTVSINNLPDVSFSIPGMVCEGEPLSFIPADNPDAIKWHWNFGNSASVSIQYPEQSYPTEGTFNVSLTVTGGDGCVNTGSQTIEVLPVNQENITQSATTACEGDIITLYAPTGGASWLWSDGSSNSSVSVTQSGSFKVTVTQPNGCQYTTPPQPVSFIPLPPANIYPDVNFMAVCPGTSVVLNANAGPDFTYLWNNGQNSPAINIPYSSLAFGGVDFYVTVTEPGSGCFSVSDPITLNKIQTFNPSILPNSAVAYQLCNGESLTMTASHPTYNVFIWNTGHIGNSITVDVPGVYTVSVTDPYGCTTQTSKTVGVNSGGDMSAIPLGCYDFCELDTFLIPNLYAGYQWLLNGLPLSGATSNEFVPPQSGDYQLKITTVWGCQDTSDIISLNLIDCLDCIVSSSFSFENTCSEVLFTPLSDGNGTLEFEWNFGDGNTSTLPNPIHVYAFSGTYNVCLITINTAADADVCTESYCEIINIVGSDVFNIITDSVTDAVCGETNGMINITVSGVSPPFQYLWSDNITDEDRTDLPAGDYDVSVTDSNDCSVSASFNIPELPVGTTSLVCVDAGPDFITVSWTPVDGATGFEISFNGGAFNWLSSEVTVNTFYGFEPNTEYTVSLLILAAPGCTVANQPEQITCTTAPDPCVVSPPSAVPFIINANCGEANGSVSLILSNGQPPYTYFWSNFTDDASLTNIGAGNYSVTVTDALGCTVSATAEIGGTLTAPVLSCLSATENEIVIAWETVFGASGYELSIDGNPPLFLPPDFTQFTYTGLSPFNGYTFNLSASASEYCGAGNATVISCMTAEPVCVPDSVGANITADLLLVQYEEPVTLNVNAFGLWGSLTYEWTAGGLPFTCQDSICTFYPLEPTTYTVLVTDIFGCTASASIDIDVRMPNRMLIPNAFSPNGDAINSTFRVAGYNIESYRLSVWNRWGEKVYDSGETTDIGIGWDGRHNDKDSELGVYVYMANVRYTDGMEENLKGNVTLIR; from the coding sequence GTATTAGCACCCCATCATTTACAGCTTCCCCAAGTACCCCTACAACCTATACCGTTACAGTTACTGACTCAAATGGCTGTTACAATTCTGCAAGTTCAAGTGTACAGGCGAATTTTCCGGTATTTGTAGAGCCGGCTACCTGCGGTTTATGCAACGGGAGTTTGGAAATTCCCACCGACAACAATTATCAGGTCAGCGGTAGCGGTATTCCTTTCGGCAGTATTTTTTCAGGGCCTGTTACCCTTACCGGTTTATGTCAGGGAACCTATCAGGTGACGGATTTGGTCAATAACTGTTCCCAAACGGCAATTGTTGAAAATATAGACCTGCCTTTTACGGCAGATGCTCTCTTTACTACATCGCTTGGCGATGCCGATACGCTATACGGCTGCACCGGACAAATCATACAGTTTACCGCTCCTGATAGCAACTTGACTGTGGATTGGGATTTTGGCGAGCCGACTTCTCCGAACAATACCTCTGCCCTTTTTAATCTTTCTTATATTTACCAAAATCCCGGTACTTATACCGTTGCCCTTTTTGCCGTAGGCTGCACCGACGATGATACGTTTCAGCGCATATTTATTATCGAACAAGGCATTGCCCCCGATATAACCTGCGCCTCGTTGGTTTGCCCGGGAGACGAAGAATCCTATACCACCTCTGCCGTTTGCGATACTTACAACTGGACAGTTACGGGAGGGAACATTATAGCCGGTCAAAACACTGCCGAGATTACCGTTGTCTGGGACGATGTTCCCGAAGGAACCGTTGAACTGACTATCGGTGACTGCGACGGCAGCACGGTTTGCGACTCCACAGGCAGCATCCTTGTCCCCATTATCAGCAATAATCATCAGATTAACGGACCGGCAGTGGTTTGTCAGGGCGATTTTGCCTTATACAGTTTGCCACAATATGGCGGAGTAGCCTATAACTGGAGCATTGTTCCTCCGACTGCGGGCAGTATTGTTTGGCAAAATTTCAATCAGGCCGGCATCAACTGGGTTTCTGACGGAGTGGTCAGGGTCGGCATGAGCAGTTTCCTTCTTGACTGTTCCTCCGACATCGAACTTCCTGTTGAAGTAAACGTCAAATATCTAATTTTGGGAACGGAAAACGTATGTGCCGGAAGCCAAACGACCTATTCCGCTTCCTTGGGATTGCACAATTGGACGGTAACGGGCAATGCAAGTATTATGGGAACCGGCTCCGGCATGGACAGTATAGTTGTGGAAGCAGGCGCAAGCGGAAGTTATACTGTGTCGGCCCTTCCCGTCAATTTAACGGACTACTGCAACTACCCTCAGCAGTTCCAAACAAATATTACCCCGCTTCCGGCAACTCCGGTGATTACCGGCGAACAGGTGGTTTGCCCCGAAAATGGTTATACCTATCAAATTGCATCTCCCGAAACGGGGAAGATTTATTTTTGGACCATTACCGGCGGCGTTCCCGCTTCGGGAACCGGAACGTCTTTATATATTGTCTGGCAGCCGGATATTGACGAGTTCGGCATTTCCATTATTGCGCAAAACCCCGGCGAACCTTTTTGCACATCGGAAGCCGGAACTCTGACGGTAACGCCTCTGCAAGCCCTTCAGATTAGCGGGGAAACCCAAGTATGCGAAGGTACTAAGGCTGTTTATGCGGCAACTCCCTTGATTGAAGACCTCGATTATTTTTGGACGGTCAGCCCGCCCCAAGCCGGCAGCGTTGTCGGCGGGCAGGGAAGCGCTGCCGTTCTGGTGCAATGGAATGAAGGTGTTCCCGATGCTCTGCTTACGGTTTCTGCCTGCGGATTATCGGTTCAAAACAGCATCAGTATCTTGCCGCCGGTTATCCCGAGCATTGTTCAATCGGGGTTATTATGTCCTGGCGATAGCGTTCAGTTAAGCGTGTCGCCCGATACCTTCGCATCATATTTATGGGAATATTATGGATATACCACAAACAGCATCACCACATCCTACATTTATAATTATAAGGTAACCGTTACCGACAACAACGGTTGTCAATCGGTTGCTGCTCATAACCTGTATCAAAACTTAGTGCCTAAACCTTATATCTACGAACAAGGCAGCTCTATTCTCTGCATAGGCTCTGCTTCACAAACAACCATTTATGCGGCTATTATAGACGGATACACCTATCAGTGGTTTGTCAATAATGTTCCGATAGCCAATTACGGTTCTTCCATCATTCATACCGCAACATCGGTTACGGGTAATACCTCCTATTCCATAGAGGCGACAAGCCCCTCCGGATGCAAAAGAAAATCCTCGCCTGTCGTCATCACTCAAATTGATTGTTCGGGCGGCGGCGGTACACTTGACCCTTGTTTTACCGAACCAGGGTCAAACGTTTCTTTATCGTCCGAAACGACATCCGATTGCAATATGGTAAACTTTGTCAATAATTCAACGGGCATTGCAAACTATTATGTTTGGAATTTTGACGATGACTCTCCTTTGGTAAGTGTTGCAGACAATAGCCCGCAAAACCATGTTTTTGACATGCCGGGCTATTATTATGTCCGTCTTTCAGGCATATTTCCAAGCATTCCGCCATCGGTTAATCCTTTATGCAACTTTTTTGATACCGAACTTGTCATCGTTCCCCTGAAAGCCGATTTTGACTTCAATTCCTCGTGTCTTAATGAACCCACCTCATTTACCAACCTTTCCATGTATCTCTACAATACGACTATTACCGGTTGGAACTGGGATTTTGGCGACGGCACAAGCAGTGTTGAAACCAATCCCGCACATACTTATGCCTCACCCGGCGATTATCCCGTAACCCTTACGATTAGCAACGATACCTGCACAAGCAGCATCACCAAAACGGTCAGCATCAACAACCTTCCCGATGTTTCTTTTTCCATACCCGGTATGGTCTGCGAGGGGGAACCCTTATCGTTCATCCCCGCCGACAATCCCGATGCCATCAAATGGCATTGGAATTTCGGCAACAGCGCTTCTGTTTCTATCCAATATCCCGAACAAAGTTATCCTACGGAAGGAACGTTTAACGTCAGCCTGACCGTAACCGGCGGAGATGGCTGTGTCAATACAGGCAGCCAAACCATCGAGGTTTTGCCTGTCAATCAGGAAAACATCACTCAAAGCGCGACTACTGCCTGCGAAGGCGATATCATTACTTTGTATGCTCCGACAGGTGGTGCTTCCTGGCTTTGGTCGGATGGTTCTTCAAACAGTTCGGTTAGCGTTACCCAATCCGGCAGTTTCAAAGTAACGGTAACACAGCCCAACGGATGTCAATATACAACACCCCCTCAGCCGGTCAGCTTCATTCCCCTGCCTCCAGCCAATATCTATCCCGATGTTAATTTCATGGCGGTTTGTCCCGGAACTTCGGTGGTATTAAATGCCAATGCCGGTCCCGATTTCACCTATTTGTGGAATAACGGGCAAAACTCGCCGGCGATTAACATTCCCTATTCCTCGCTCGCATTCGGAGGAGTTGATTTTTATGTAACCGTTACCGAACCGGGCAGCGGTTGTTTCAGTGTTTCCGACCCGATTACACTCAATAAAATTCAAACTTTCAATCCAAGTATCTTACCCAATTCCGCCGTAGCATATCAGCTTTGCAACGGTGAAAGCCTGACGATGACTGCCAGCCACCCCACTTATAACGTCTTTATCTGGAATACCGGACATATCGGCAACAGCATAACAGTTGACGTTCCGGGAGTTTACACGGTTTCTGTAACCGACCCCTATGGATGCACCACCCAAACAAGCAAAACGGTAGGAGTCAATAGCGGCGGCGATATGTCTGCCATTCCATTGGGTTGTTACGATTTTTGCGAATTGGATACTTTCCTGATTCCTAATCTGTACGCCGGTTATCAATGGCTGCTCAATGGTTTGCCTCTTTCAGGTGCTACATCTAACGAGTTCGTGCCGCCTCAATCGGGCGATTACCAACTTAAAATCACTACGGTTTGGGGATGTCAGGACACTTCGGACATAATCAGCCTCAACCTGATTGATTGCCTGGATTGCATCGTCAGTTCTTCTTTTTCCTTTGAAAATACTTGCAGCGAAGTTCTTTTTACCCCCTTATCGGACGGAAACGGCACGTTGGAATTTGAATGGAATTTTGGAGACGGAAACACTTCAACTCTTCCCAACCCAATCCATGTTTACGCTTTTTCGGGCACCTACAATGTATGTCTGATTACAATTAATACGGCTGCCGATGCAGATGTTTGCACCGAATCCTATTGCGAAATCATCAACATTGTAGGTTCTGATGTTTTCAACATCATCACGGATTCCGTTACCGACGCTGTCTGCGGCGAAACAAACGGCATGATAAACATAACCGTTTCGGGCGTTTCACCCCCGTTTCAATATCTATGGTCGGATAATATAACCGATGAAGACCGCACCGACCTGCCGGCGGGAGATTATGATGTTTCCGTTACCGATTCGAATGATTGTTCGGTTTCCGCAAGTTTCAACATTCCCGAATTGCCGGTCGGCACCACCTCGCTCGTCTGCGTGGATGCCGGCCCCGATTTTATCACCGTGTCGTGGACTCCCGTTGATGGTGCAACGGGTTTTGAAATCAGTTTTAACGGAGGCGCATTCAATTGGCTGTCGTCTGAAGTAACCGTCAATACTTTTTACGGATTTGAACCCAATACCGAATATACCGTTTCGCTGCTCATACTCGCCGCCCCCGGCTGTACCGTAGCCAACCAACCGGAACAGATTACCTGCACCACGGCGCCCGACCCCTGCGTAGTATCTCCCCCGTCTGCCGTTCCTTTTATAATTAATGCCAATTGCGGAGAAGCAAACGGCAGCGTCAGTCTAATTCTATCAAACGGACAGCCTCCCTATACCTATTTCTGGAGCAATTTTACCGACGATGCCTCCCTTACCAATATCGGCGCAGGAAATTACAGCGTAACCGTTACCGATGCGCTCGGTTGTACCGTTTCCGCTACGGCAGAAATAGGCGGGACTTTAACTGCTCCGGTACTTTCCTGCCTCAGTGCGACAGAAAATGAAATTGTCATCGCTTGGGAAACGGTCTTCGGCGCTTCGGGTTATGAACTCTCCATAGACGGAAATCCCCCGCTGTTCCTGCCTCCCGATTTCACCCAATTTACCTATACCGGTTTAAGCCCTTTTAACGGATATACTTTCAACCTCTCTGCTTCCGCTTCCGAATATTGCGGAGCGGGTAATGCCACAGTGATTAGCTGCATGACCGCCGAACCTGTCTGTGTTCCCGACAGTGTAGGCGCAAACATCACCGCCGATTTACTCTTGGTTCAATACGAAGAACCGGTAACATTAAACGTGAATGCGTTCGGACTTTGGGGCAGTCTGACTTACGAATGGACGGCAGGCGGCCTTCCCTTCACCTGTCAGGACAGCATCTGCACATTTTATCCCCTCGAACCGACCACTTATACCGTACTTGTTACTGATATATTTGGCTGCACCGCTTCGGCAAGCATTGATATAGATGTCCGTATGCCCAATCGTATGCTCATCCCCAACGCTTTCTCTCCTAACGGCGATGCCATCAACAGCACCTTCCGCGTTGCCGGATATAATATAGAAAGCTACCGGTTATCGGTTTGGAACCGATGGGGGGAGAAAGTCTATGACAGCGGGGAAACCACAGATATAGGCATTGGTTGGGACGGACGGCATAATGACAAGGATTCCGAACTTGGGGTGTATGTCTATATGGCAAATGTCAGATATACAGACGGAATGGAAGAGAACCTGAAAGGGAATGTGACGCTGATACGATAA
- a CDS encoding oxidoreductase: MNPNSKVALIAGASGLTGAECLDLLLKHENYHRVIALVRKTLPLTHEKLQQIQVDFDHLETCMDDFSADDVYCCLGTTIKKAGSQANFRKVDYDYIVNVAKAAYANGAKRFLLVSSLGASSKSSIFYSRVKGETEEAVAAIPFEEVHIFRPSLLLGNRKEHRFGESLAIKGFKALGFLMVGPLAVYKGIEVKDVAKAMISIAQSGEKGKHIYLNDEIQRIADKSKI; encoded by the coding sequence ATGAACCCGAACAGCAAAGTAGCCCTGATTGCCGGAGCGAGCGGATTAACCGGTGCTGAGTGTTTAGACTTATTGCTAAAGCATGAAAACTACCATCGCGTTATTGCTTTAGTTAGAAAAACTTTGCCTTTAACACACGAAAAACTTCAACAAATACAAGTTGATTTTGACCATCTTGAAACTTGTATGGACGATTTTAGTGCTGATGATGTGTATTGTTGTTTGGGCACTACTATTAAAAAAGCAGGCTCACAAGCCAATTTCCGAAAAGTAGATTATGACTATATAGTCAATGTAGCAAAAGCCGCTTATGCAAATGGCGCAAAGCGTTTTCTTTTAGTATCTTCATTGGGAGCAAGCAGCAAATCATCCATTTTTTACAGCCGCGTGAAAGGTGAAACAGAAGAAGCGGTTGCAGCAATACCATTCGAGGAAGTACATATTTTCAGACCATCACTGTTATTAGGAAACCGAAAGGAGCACCGCTTTGGCGAAAGCCTGGCCATTAAAGGTTTTAAAGCATTAGGGTTTCTGATGGTTGGGCCTTTAGCCGTGTACAAAGGGATTGAAGTAAAAGATGTTGCAAAGGCAATGATTAGTATCGCCCAGTCCGGTGAGAAAGGCAAACATATATACCTTAATGATGAAATTCAGCGAATTGCCGATAAATCGAAGATTTAA
- a CDS encoding MFS transporter, with amino-acid sequence MTGANDTHTSNPFNIIVIVAALGYFVDIYDLILFGIVRNPSLTELGYSGAELTAKGLMLFNWQMTGMLLGGIIWGILGDKRGRVSVLFGSIFMYSAANVANGFVNDTTTYAVLRFLAGIGLAGELGAGITLVSETMTKETRGYGTMIVVTFGALGAVAAALVGDFFTWRIAYFVGGGLGFALFALRLGTYESSMFKTMLNHSGIRRGDFFQLFTNRKRAIRYLNCILVGLPIWFSIGILIVLSPEFSREIGVSGTVKASTAIMFAYIGLSVGDFASGLLSQIFKTRRKIVIGFLSTLLIVITLYLYLRDISYITYIFLCFSIGAVAGYWAIFATIASEQFGTNLRATVTTTVPNFVRGAVVPITLSFQFLQPYCGFINSAYIVGIVCLGLAFFAIFNLHETYGKDLNFIEE; translated from the coding sequence ATGACCGGTGCAAACGACACACATACCTCTAACCCATTCAATATCATAGTCATAGTTGCAGCATTGGGTTACTTTGTTGATATCTATGACCTGATCCTGTTTGGTATAGTTCGCAACCCAAGCCTTACAGAGTTGGGATATTCTGGAGCAGAATTAACTGCCAAAGGATTGATGCTTTTTAACTGGCAAATGACCGGCATGTTGCTTGGGGGCATCATTTGGGGAATATTGGGCGACAAACGCGGGCGCGTATCTGTCTTATTCGGTTCCATCTTCATGTACTCGGCAGCCAATGTTGCCAATGGTTTTGTGAACGATACCACTACTTATGCCGTACTCCGCTTCTTGGCGGGAATTGGTTTGGCGGGTGAACTCGGTGCAGGCATTACCTTAGTTTCTGAAACTATGACCAAAGAAACCCGTGGATACGGAACCATGATTGTTGTAACTTTTGGTGCTTTAGGAGCAGTAGCGGCGGCACTTGTTGGCGATTTTTTCACCTGGCGAATAGCTTATTTTGTAGGTGGCGGATTGGGTTTTGCTTTGTTTGCCCTTCGTTTAGGTACTTATGAATCGAGTATGTTCAAAACCATGTTGAACCATTCGGGCATCAGAAGGGGTGATTTTTTTCAGTTATTTACCAACCGCAAACGAGCAATCAGATATTTGAACTGTATATTGGTTGGCTTACCTATTTGGTTTTCCATCGGTATTTTAATTGTGCTTTCTCCCGAATTTAGTCGTGAAATCGGGGTATCAGGAACAGTTAAAGCAAGTACTGCCATCATGTTTGCCTATATCGGGCTTTCTGTGGGTGATTTTGCAAGTGGATTGCTGAGTCAGATATTTAAAACCCGTCGAAAGATAGTTATCGGATTTTTATCTACGCTTTTGATTGTTATTACTTTGTATCTCTATCTTAGGGACATCTCATACATTACCTATATCTTCCTGTGCTTTTCTATTGGCGCAGTTGCAGGCTATTGGGCTATTTTTGCAACCATTGCTTCTGAACAGTTTGGAACCAACCTTCGAGCTACAGTAACCACTACGGTTCCCAATTTTGTAAGAGGGGCTGTCGTTCCCATTACTTTGTCTTTTCAGTTCCTTCAACCTTATTGCGGTTTTATCAACAGTGCTTATATTGTTGGAATTGTTTGTTTAGGACTGGCATTTTTTGCCATTTTTAACCTGCACGAAACTTATGGTAAAGATTTGAATTTTATTGAAGAGTAA